The proteins below come from a single Tachypleus tridentatus isolate NWPU-2018 chromosome 13, ASM421037v1, whole genome shotgun sequence genomic window:
- the LOC143238442 gene encoding UPAR/Ly6 domain-containing protein qvr-like isoform X1, translated as MFNASYLRSLFCRKWNVILVFLMFVWTSRAEEECLYSTILCYECDSRTDPRCKDPFNFTTLHPERDNPPLLKCSGCCVKIVTKNKTPQEVIQRTCTARLQINLFLVDHVCMSESDYTGYMCFCETDKCNSASFLAAFHHNVLFMLLFCYKML; from the exons ATGTTTAACGCATCATATTTACGCAGTTTATTTTGTAGAAAATGGAATGTAATACTAG tttttcTGATGTTCGTATGGACCTCCAGAGCAGAGGAAGAGTGCTTAT ATTCCACGATTTTATGCTATGAGTGTGACTCCAGGACAGACCCTCGTTGTAAAGATCCCTTCAATTTTACAACACTTCATCCTGAGAGGGACAACCCTCCTCTTCTCAAGTGTAGTGGCTGCTGTGTCAAGATAGTGACGAAAAATAAAACTC CACAAGAGGTTATCCAGAGGACGTGCACAGCGAGGCTCCAAATCAACCTATTCCTTGTCGACCACGTGTGCATGAGTGAATCAGACTACACCGGCTACATGTGCTTCTGTGAAACTGACAAGTGTAACTCGGCGTCGTTTCTGGCTGCATTTCATCATAATGTACTTTTCATGCtcttattttgttacaaaatgctgtga
- the LOC143238442 gene encoding UPAR/Ly6 domain-containing protein qvr-like isoform X2 translates to MFNASYLRSLFCRKWNVILVFLMFVWTSRAEEECLYSTILCYECDSRTDPRCKDPFNFTTLHPERDNPPLLKCSGCCVKIVTKNKTPQEVIQRTCTARLQINLFLVDHVCMSESDYTGYMCFCETDKCNSASFLAAFHHNVICIA, encoded by the exons ATGTTTAACGCATCATATTTACGCAGTTTATTTTGTAGAAAATGGAATGTAATACTAG tttttcTGATGTTCGTATGGACCTCCAGAGCAGAGGAAGAGTGCTTAT ATTCCACGATTTTATGCTATGAGTGTGACTCCAGGACAGACCCTCGTTGTAAAGATCCCTTCAATTTTACAACACTTCATCCTGAGAGGGACAACCCTCCTCTTCTCAAGTGTAGTGGCTGCTGTGTCAAGATAGTGACGAAAAATAAAACTC CACAAGAGGTTATCCAGAGGACGTGCACAGCGAGGCTCCAAATCAACCTATTCCTTGTCGACCACGTGTGCATGAGTGAATCAGACTACACCGGCTACATGTGCTTCTGTGAAACTGACAAGTGTAACTCGGCGTCGTTTCTGGCTGCATTTCATCATAAT GTGATCTGCATTGCGTAA
- the LOC143237467 gene encoding LOW QUALITY PROTEIN: LHFPL tetraspan subfamily member 2a protein-like (The sequence of the model RefSeq protein was modified relative to this genomic sequence to represent the inferred CDS: inserted 2 bases in 1 codon), producing the protein MCYVIVTSRTLLWTLLTIATSLAMVAAVITPSWLIGPPRKPGLRSRTYTETNSDEMYSPTLGIYNRCTKLHKVDQLFTDSCAPFVTSFGMPSQEFPIXWKAALIFFAFGIALMAFTVFTSVLGCCIRSIVKKSIFTISGTIQAIAGLLFILGLVLYPAGWGSTRVQLVCGENAQPFLLGDCMLGWAFYLAIGSTIITFICSVLSVQAEISTSSDKVQDEILEGKNLICLL; encoded by the exons ATGTGCTATGTCATTGTGACATCTCGAACTCTGCTATGGACTTTGTTGACGATAGCGACATCTTTAGCTATGGTGGCGGCCGTGATCACGCCCAGTTGGTTGATTGGACCACCAAGAAAACCCGGTTTGAGATCTAGGACATACACTGAAACGAACAGTGACGAAATGTATTCTCCAACTTTAG GTATTTATAACCGATGTACAAAACTCCACAAAGTGGACCAGCTATTCACAGATAGTTGTGCACCGTTTGTAACAAGCTTTGGAATGCCATCTCAGGAGTTCCCAAT TTGGAAAGCAGCTCTGATTTTCTTTGCTTTTGGAATAGCGCTGATGGCTTTTACTGTCTTTACGTCAGTACTGGGTTGCTGTATTCGTAGCATTGTGAAAAAGAGTATTTTTACAATATCGGGAACAATACAAGCCATAGCAG GTTTATTGTTCATCTTGGGATTAGTTCTGTATCCAGCCGGTTGGGGAAGTACCCGTGTGCAACTCGTTTGTGGGGAAAACGCACAACCTTTTCTTTTGGGAGATTGCATGTTGg GTTGGGCATTTTACTTGGCTATCGGAAGCACAATCATCACATTTATATGTTCAGTACTCTCGGTTCAAGCTGAAATCTCTACATCTTCAGACAAAGTACAGGATGAAATTCTGGAAGGGAAAAATTTGATTTGCTtgttataa